Proteins co-encoded in one Actinomadura luteofluorescens genomic window:
- a CDS encoding DUF4132 domain-containing protein, with protein MKYLDGVDGPAFLDAWALDHGLAFAACAVTEAFSIEAGPVPPPPTPMSGGVVRLVAYIGGERSRGWRGEIRRSTHRDHFPVGEWVAQDAVVKKLRTLLAAAPADEYNDAVACLSRHRGDAWRQRVAAYLVPTETAWLDGSPDRSSGSTNFEFLVCSLSSAAQIGGLSWIPVTPAVMGTLLDGLGTDALPLLDIALRNVRDRDEARPIVLRALVRIADEAVFPLLLDHMGEQGVPAALQEAADRHPEHALRALAPLVGGDTTRGLQAAGTVRGLLYARPDLAEAVPQESVEALLPRPAVPDSADLPDVLAGKPARGAKTDWADPALLPRVLTRGRDRALPASATRRLLGLLARKAPEAAEVRAFCDRHSLAEFSWAVFERWQALGAPTRHNWALAQLGLIGDDTTVRRLSPLIRLWPGQGLTARAAAALDVLAAVGSDVALTHLFELTRRGRYKGLKARAARTIDEIAAARGMTRAALADRAVPDFGLDERGTLVLDYGPRRFTVTFDEQLVPLVVEANGKVRKSAPKPGPKDDPALAPAAHALFTGLRKDLRTIADQEIRRLELAMTTRRTWTRDDFQTLFVDHPLLGHIVRRLVWTTDAGTAFRVDEGRDYADVADDPFTPAPGARIGIAHPVLLGDDLRAWAEIFADYEILQPFEQLGRPVHRLTEDERAAHRLDRVEGLVLPYGKAKGHSQGRWESVDADGGFAGGWLARRDPAGLYVVAELSPGLAHYMYGEGEDQEIKALWAGPAPAREPRDTVPLGRVDPVTMSEAVHDLVRSAT; from the coding sequence GTGAAGTACCTCGACGGCGTCGACGGCCCGGCCTTCCTGGACGCGTGGGCGCTGGACCACGGGCTCGCCTTCGCCGCCTGCGCGGTGACCGAGGCGTTCTCGATCGAGGCCGGCCCCGTGCCGCCACCCCCGACGCCGATGTCCGGCGGCGTCGTCCGGCTCGTCGCGTACATCGGCGGCGAACGGTCCCGGGGATGGCGCGGCGAGATCCGGCGCTCCACCCACCGCGACCACTTCCCGGTCGGCGAGTGGGTCGCCCAGGACGCGGTGGTGAAGAAGCTCCGCACGCTGCTGGCCGCGGCGCCCGCCGACGAGTACAACGACGCCGTCGCATGCCTCTCACGGCATCGCGGCGACGCTTGGAGGCAGCGCGTGGCGGCCTACCTCGTCCCGACCGAGACGGCCTGGCTGGACGGTTCTCCCGACAGATCCTCCGGATCCACGAACTTCGAGTTCCTGGTCTGCTCCCTGTCCAGCGCGGCGCAGATCGGAGGGCTGAGCTGGATACCGGTCACTCCCGCCGTGATGGGAACGCTGCTCGACGGCCTGGGCACGGACGCGCTGCCACTGCTCGACATCGCGCTCCGGAACGTCCGCGACCGCGATGAGGCGCGCCCGATCGTGTTGCGGGCGCTCGTGAGGATCGCCGACGAGGCGGTCTTCCCGCTCCTGCTCGACCACATGGGCGAGCAGGGGGTGCCCGCAGCCCTGCAGGAGGCGGCCGACCGGCACCCCGAACACGCGCTCCGGGCGCTGGCCCCGCTGGTCGGCGGCGACACGACCCGGGGCCTGCAAGCGGCCGGAACGGTGCGCGGGCTGCTGTACGCCCGGCCCGACCTGGCCGAGGCGGTACCTCAGGAGAGCGTCGAGGCGCTGCTGCCGCGTCCGGCCGTCCCGGACAGCGCCGACCTGCCCGACGTGCTCGCCGGAAAGCCTGCCCGCGGCGCGAAGACCGACTGGGCCGACCCGGCGCTGCTTCCGCGGGTCCTCACGCGCGGCCGCGACCGGGCGCTGCCCGCGAGCGCGACCCGGCGCCTGCTCGGGCTGCTCGCGCGGAAGGCGCCGGAGGCCGCGGAGGTCCGCGCGTTCTGCGACCGGCACTCGCTGGCCGAGTTCTCCTGGGCGGTGTTCGAGCGCTGGCAGGCGCTCGGCGCGCCGACGCGGCACAACTGGGCGCTGGCCCAGCTCGGCCTGATCGGCGACGACACGACGGTGCGGCGGCTCAGCCCGCTGATCAGGCTCTGGCCGGGCCAGGGCCTCACCGCCCGGGCCGCGGCCGCGCTGGACGTCCTGGCCGCGGTCGGCTCCGACGTGGCCCTCACCCACCTGTTCGAACTGACCCGCCGCGGCAGGTACAAGGGGCTCAAGGCCAGGGCCGCCCGCACGATCGACGAGATCGCCGCGGCGCGCGGCATGACGCGCGCCGCCCTCGCCGACCGGGCCGTCCCCGACTTCGGGCTGGACGAGCGGGGCACGCTCGTCCTGGACTACGGCCCGCGGCGGTTCACGGTGACCTTCGACGAGCAACTCGTCCCGCTGGTCGTGGAGGCGAACGGCAAGGTGCGCAAGAGCGCGCCCAAACCCGGCCCGAAGGACGACCCGGCCCTCGCCCCGGCCGCGCACGCCCTGTTCACCGGCCTCAGGAAGGACCTGCGGACGATCGCCGACCAGGAGATCAGGCGCCTGGAGCTGGCCATGACCACCCGCCGGACCTGGACGCGGGACGACTTCCAGACCCTGTTCGTCGACCACCCGCTGCTCGGGCACATCGTCCGCCGGCTGGTGTGGACGACCGATGCGGGCACGGCGTTCCGCGTCGACGAGGGCCGCGACTACGCCGACGTCGCCGACGACCCGTTCACCCCCGCGCCCGGCGCCCGCATCGGCATCGCCCATCCGGTCCTGCTGGGCGACGACCTTCGCGCCTGGGCTGAGATCTTCGCCGACTACGAGATCCTCCAGCCGTTCGAGCAGCTCGGACGGCCCGTCCACCGGCTCACCGAGGACGAGCGCGCCGCGCACCGGCTCGACCGGGTGGAGGGGCTCGTCCTGCCCTACGGCAAGGCCAAGGGCCACTCGCAGGGGCGCTGGGAGTCCGTGGACGCGGACGGCGGGTTCGCGGGCGGGTGGCTCGCCCGCCGCGACCCGGCCGGCCTGTACGTCGTGGCGGAACTGAGCCCCGGCCTGGCCCACTACATGTACGGGGAGGGCGAGGACCAGGAGATCAAAGCGTTGTGGGCGGGCCCGGCCCCGGCCCGCGAGCCGAGGGACACGGTGCCGCTCGGCCGGGTCGACCCGGTCACGATGAGCGAGGCCGTCCACGACCTCGTCAGAAGCGCGACGTGA
- a CDS encoding oxygenase MpaB family protein, translating into MDRPSRRNVLMTGGALGALGALGVASPAQASSRWTWSPEGSVAGAGRGADPRWVWDPEVDALVASLLDRGDVPRVNELLRTWTKNGQPLPDGLPADLRDFMERARRLPAWADRSKLATAFEFNEKRGLYLGVTYGFASGMMSTAIPKEARAVYYSKGGADMRDRITKTAKLGYDIGSETAFEPDGEMIVTCVKTRLVHAAVRHLLPKSPYWTKAADEKIPISQADMMVTWHSLPTTVMRNLVGWKVPIPAAESEAFLLSWQLAGHMLGIQDEYLPKSWDEANSQADQVLTPVLAPTPEGVKLADILLNLGSTIDGGILTKPILGSLTRFMLGDEIAGWLKIPRDPLWDPLIQTLWPPFVAVREGLLDLTKAPKELRQLYWAFDEILRQGALLYLSGFKTPISIEIPQANNPHY; encoded by the coding sequence ATGGACAGACCCAGCAGACGCAACGTGTTGATGACCGGTGGGGCGCTCGGAGCGCTCGGCGCCCTCGGCGTCGCCTCGCCCGCGCAGGCGTCCTCGCGGTGGACGTGGTCGCCGGAGGGCTCGGTGGCGGGCGCGGGCAGGGGCGCCGACCCGCGGTGGGTGTGGGACCCGGAGGTCGACGCGCTGGTCGCCTCGCTGCTCGACCGGGGCGACGTGCCCAGGGTCAACGAGCTGCTGCGCACCTGGACCAAGAACGGCCAGCCGCTGCCGGACGGGCTGCCGGCGGATCTGCGCGACTTCATGGAACGCGCCCGCCGGCTGCCGGCGTGGGCCGACCGGAGCAAGCTGGCCACCGCGTTCGAGTTCAACGAGAAGCGGGGCCTCTACCTCGGCGTCACCTACGGCTTCGCCAGCGGGATGATGAGCACGGCCATCCCCAAGGAGGCGCGCGCGGTCTACTACTCCAAGGGCGGCGCGGACATGAGGGACCGCATCACCAAGACCGCCAAGCTCGGCTACGACATCGGCTCCGAGACGGCGTTCGAGCCCGACGGCGAGATGATCGTGACCTGCGTCAAGACGCGGCTGGTGCACGCCGCGGTGCGGCACCTGCTCCCGAAGTCCCCGTACTGGACCAAGGCGGCCGACGAGAAGATCCCGATCAGCCAGGCGGACATGATGGTCACCTGGCACAGCCTGCCCACGACCGTCATGCGGAACCTGGTCGGCTGGAAGGTCCCCATCCCGGCCGCCGAGTCCGAGGCGTTCCTGCTGTCCTGGCAGCTCGCCGGGCACATGCTCGGCATCCAGGACGAGTACCTCCCGAAGTCGTGGGACGAGGCGAACTCCCAGGCCGACCAGGTGCTGACGCCGGTGCTCGCGCCGACCCCCGAGGGCGTCAAGCTGGCCGACATCCTGCTCAACCTCGGCTCCACGATCGACGGCGGGATCCTCACCAAGCCCATCCTCGGCTCGCTCACGCGCTTCATGCTCGGCGACGAGATCGCCGGATGGCTGAAGATCCCCCGGGACCCGCTGTGGGACCCGCTCATCCAGACCCTCTGGCCGCCCTTCGTCGCCGTCCGCGAGGGCCTCCTCGACCTCACGAAGGCGCCGAAGGAACTGCGGCAGCTCTACTGGGCCTTCGACGAGATCCTCCGCCAGGGCGCCCTGCTCTACCTGTCCGGGTTCAAGACGCCGATCAGCATCGAGATCCCGCAGGCCAACAACCCGCACTACTGA
- a CDS encoding DUF5996 family protein, with the protein MERQAWPRLRVADWTPTRDTLHMWTQIVGKVRLAHAPLVNHWWNVTLYVSPRGLTTSAIPYDGGAFDIEFDFVDHRLRLRTSDGSLREFELAPMPVSRFYARTMEALHELGIETHIQARPNEVDPAIPFEEDHQHASYDPEAAHLFWHQLLQASRVLGEFRSRYIGKVSPVHFFWGAMDLACTRFSGRDAPEHPGGAPNCGDWVMVEGYSRELSSCGFWPGGGEEGAFYAYAYPEPAGFADRPVGPSGAFYSRENGQFLLPYEVVREAPDPDRALLEFLQGTYEAAADLGGWDRAALEADPARWDHKSREST; encoded by the coding sequence GTGGAACGACAGGCATGGCCGCGGCTGCGCGTCGCCGACTGGACGCCGACGCGCGACACGCTGCACATGTGGACGCAGATCGTCGGCAAGGTGCGGCTGGCTCACGCGCCGCTGGTGAACCACTGGTGGAACGTGACGCTGTACGTCAGCCCGCGCGGGCTGACCACGTCCGCGATCCCGTACGACGGGGGCGCGTTCGACATCGAGTTCGACTTCGTCGACCACCGCCTGCGGTTGCGCACCTCGGACGGCAGCCTCCGGGAGTTCGAGCTCGCGCCCATGCCGGTGTCGCGGTTCTACGCCCGGACGATGGAGGCCCTGCACGAACTGGGGATCGAGACGCACATCCAGGCGCGCCCCAACGAGGTCGACCCGGCGATCCCGTTCGAGGAGGATCACCAGCACGCCTCGTACGATCCCGAGGCGGCCCACCTGTTCTGGCACCAGCTGCTCCAGGCCTCGCGCGTGCTGGGGGAGTTCCGGTCCCGCTACATCGGCAAGGTCAGCCCCGTGCACTTCTTCTGGGGCGCCATGGATCTCGCCTGCACGCGCTTCTCCGGGCGGGACGCGCCCGAGCACCCGGGCGGCGCACCTAACTGCGGGGACTGGGTGATGGTCGAGGGCTACTCGCGGGAGCTCAGCAGCTGCGGGTTCTGGCCGGGCGGCGGCGAGGAGGGGGCCTTCTACGCCTACGCCTACCCCGAGCCCGCCGGGTTCGCCGACCGTCCGGTGGGCCCGTCCGGCGCGTTCTACAGCAGGGAGAACGGCCAGTTCCTGCTTCCGTACGAGGTGGTGCGGGAGGCCCCCGACCCCGACCGGGCCCTTCTGGAGTTCCTCCAGGGCACCTACGAGGCGGCGGCCGACCTCGGAGGATGGGACCGCGCCGCGCTGGAGGCCGACCCGGCGCGATGGGACCACAAGTCCCGCGAGAGCACCTGA
- a CDS encoding FAD/NAD(P)-binding protein: MGFSRPRRVVIVGAGLAGTATAIRLMQFAREPLQVVLIERRPEYRAAGVAYHRAGNHWHHVFNIQAGRMSMFREDVDDFVDWANTEADRTGWPPRWSGVTFTESGPAPRRLYADYLRTRLADAAREASDGVELLETDGEAVDIAVGDGRVDVAVERRSPPRSGAEPGPSTIEADHVVLATGLEERELPFAAGVADHPCFVRHPYSEQGMKRILGLRPDAEVAIIGTLLSAYDSASLLLRHGHTGKIHMISRSGLTLRTYPADHRHHVLDLPAPRLSADGYEGCDELVRLLRDEWERARDLVARRHPGVAPAVVSERIAKSWEPHLPEVLARIPSADLRALLDRYGSLLATLRVSAVPAITELVDAAMAEGGQVVLTTGAVGGITATESGTLRVAVSGPAPGRTVEADLVISNFGRETDYGRVGSALWRNLLRGGLAARHRRTGRGVEVDGDGFLLGPAGARTGPITVVGCPREGDEITRYGRMGAFTFNLAAIKNHSVGVAATVLRHLESRYDEPTETASKAMNHGGDDAVRAAFARAVRLDVRRMAARRRRDREDLAARLANGLDVLRDAVTAGGEAPVPDGALRSVVNAAAAARLNDLSVTPRDLRSLLELDRPPESG; the protein is encoded by the coding sequence GTGGGCTTTTCCAGGCCCCGAAGGGTCGTCATCGTCGGAGCGGGTTTAGCCGGAACCGCCACCGCCATCCGTCTCATGCAGTTCGCCCGCGAACCTTTACAGGTGGTCCTGATAGAGCGGCGGCCCGAATACCGCGCTGCGGGCGTGGCCTATCACCGCGCGGGCAACCACTGGCACCATGTCTTCAATATCCAGGCCGGCCGCATGTCGATGTTCCGGGAGGACGTCGACGATTTCGTGGACTGGGCCAACACCGAGGCCGACCGGACCGGCTGGCCCCCGCGATGGAGCGGCGTCACCTTCACCGAGTCCGGACCGGCGCCCCGCCGGCTCTACGCCGACTACCTCCGCACCCGCCTCGCCGACGCCGCCCGCGAGGCGTCGGACGGCGTCGAGCTACTCGAGACCGACGGCGAGGCGGTCGACATCGCGGTCGGCGACGGGCGCGTGGACGTCGCCGTGGAGAGGCGCTCGCCGCCGCGTTCCGGCGCCGAACCGGGTCCGTCGACGATCGAGGCCGACCACGTCGTCCTCGCCACGGGCCTGGAGGAACGCGAGCTGCCGTTCGCGGCCGGCGTCGCGGACCACCCCTGCTTCGTCCGGCACCCCTATTCCGAACAGGGGATGAAGCGGATCCTCGGCCTGCGCCCGGACGCCGAGGTCGCCATCATCGGCACCCTGCTGAGCGCGTACGACTCCGCCTCGCTCCTGCTGCGGCACGGCCACACCGGAAAGATCCACATGATCTCGCGGTCCGGGCTGACGCTGCGCACCTACCCCGCCGACCACCGCCACCACGTCCTCGACCTGCCGGCTCCGCGGCTGAGCGCGGACGGGTACGAGGGATGCGACGAGCTCGTCCGGCTCCTCAGGGACGAGTGGGAGCGGGCCCGCGACCTCGTCGCCCGGCGGCATCCCGGCGTGGCGCCCGCGGTCGTGAGCGAGCGCATCGCCAAGTCCTGGGAGCCCCACCTGCCCGAGGTCCTCGCCCGGATCCCCTCGGCCGACCTCCGCGCGCTCCTCGACAGGTACGGCAGCCTGCTGGCCACGCTGCGCGTGAGCGCCGTCCCCGCCATCACCGAACTCGTCGACGCGGCGATGGCCGAGGGCGGGCAGGTCGTCCTCACCACTGGCGCGGTCGGCGGGATCACCGCCACCGAGTCCGGAACCCTGCGGGTCGCGGTGTCCGGGCCGGCGCCGGGACGGACGGTCGAGGCCGACCTCGTGATCTCCAACTTCGGGCGGGAGACCGACTACGGGCGGGTCGGCTCGGCGCTCTGGCGCAACCTGCTGCGCGGGGGGCTCGCCGCGCGGCACCGGCGGACCGGGCGCGGCGTCGAGGTGGACGGCGACGGCTTCCTCCTCGGACCGGCCGGCGCGCGGACCGGCCCGATCACCGTGGTCGGCTGCCCCCGGGAGGGCGACGAGATCACCCGGTACGGCCGGATGGGCGCGTTCACGTTCAACCTCGCCGCGATCAAGAACCACTCGGTCGGGGTCGCCGCGACGGTGCTGCGCCACCTCGAATCCCGCTACGACGAACCGACCGAAACCGCGTCCAAGGCCATGAACCACGGCGGGGACGACGCGGTGCGCGCGGCGTTCGCCCGCGCGGTCCGGCTCGACGTCCGCCGGATGGCCGCCCGGCGGCGCCGCGACCGCGAGGACCTGGCGGCGCGCCTCGCGAACGGCCTCGACGTCCTGCGCGACGCCGTGACCGCCGGTGGCGAGGCCCCCGTGCCGGACGGCGCGCTGCGCTCCGTCGTGAACGCCGCCGCCGCGGCGAGGCTCAACGACCTGTCGGTGACGCCGCGGGATCTCCGCTCGCTGCTCGAACTCGACAGGCCTCCGGAATCGGGTTAA
- a CDS encoding VOC family protein, with protein sequence MSLDLFAGIPVSDYAEALPWYERFFGAEPSFLPNDIEAVWEVAEHRYVYIVQDPERAGNALVLAFVDDLDDRVAGAARRGIPPAGREDYGNGVTKVVFRDPEGNEIAFGGGAG encoded by the coding sequence ATGTCACTCGATCTCTTCGCCGGCATCCCCGTCTCCGACTACGCGGAGGCGCTGCCCTGGTACGAGCGGTTCTTCGGCGCGGAGCCGTCGTTCCTGCCGAACGACATCGAGGCCGTGTGGGAGGTGGCCGAGCACCGGTACGTCTACATCGTGCAGGACCCGGAGCGGGCGGGGAACGCCCTGGTGCTCGCGTTCGTCGACGATCTCGATGACCGGGTCGCGGGGGCCGCCCGGCGGGGGATCCCGCCGGCGGGACGCGAGGACTACGGCAACGGCGTGACCAAGGTGGTCTTCCGCGACCCGGAGGGCAACGAGATCGCCTTCGGCGGCGGCGCCGGCTGA
- a CDS encoding putative PEP-binding protein, which produces MSPREVPGVVLVDSHQRSVRGICNRSGRPVGDAILVVDELGPELYDAIITSSAVICAKGGRTGHMQSLCRSRGIPVLRVAPSELDALAGEATVLLDRAAVVLGEAAPAEPAPRCPAAVLGDIESICVVVTDTADIRATNALAPRVEHADSFFIREEFVCFSAGLSPIDALRAGAREAERYGAAVASELCPMVRELLPGQRLIMRLLDLRSDDAAKITSGDHVHDEPNPELGRHGARWLLREHRYPHAFRALRSRLRDRLGADADRVRFAVPFINDRDEYVRLRRFLGLGRETPLAVFVETPAAVHSAADFCASGAGELFVGTKDLIQFYLAADRGNHLVSSVYQTRHPAVLAALRQAVGSGRAAGTPVHVFALGADLDHYVRHLPVRRLMMCAAELRHLAGRQAA; this is translated from the coding sequence GTGAGCCCTCGCGAAGTACCAGGGGTCGTGCTCGTCGACTCACACCAGCGATCCGTCCGGGGAATCTGCAATCGCAGTGGAAGACCGGTCGGCGACGCCATTCTGGTCGTCGACGAACTCGGCCCCGAACTCTACGACGCCATCATCACCAGTTCCGCCGTGATCTGCGCGAAAGGCGGCCGGACCGGCCACATGCAGTCCCTCTGCCGCTCGCGCGGAATTCCCGTGCTGCGGGTCGCCCCGTCCGAACTGGACGCGCTCGCCGGCGAGGCCACGGTCCTGCTCGACCGCGCGGCGGTCGTCCTCGGCGAGGCCGCACCGGCGGAACCCGCCCCGCGCTGCCCGGCCGCCGTGCTCGGCGACATCGAGTCGATCTGCGTGGTCGTCACCGACACCGCCGACATCCGGGCGACCAACGCCCTCGCGCCCCGCGTCGAGCACGCCGACTCCTTCTTCATCCGCGAGGAGTTCGTCTGCTTCTCCGCCGGCCTGAGCCCCATCGACGCGCTCCGGGCGGGAGCCCGCGAGGCCGAGCGCTACGGCGCCGCCGTGGCGTCGGAGCTGTGCCCGATGGTGCGCGAGCTCCTGCCCGGCCAGCGCCTGATCATGAGACTCCTCGACCTGCGCTCCGACGACGCCGCCAAGATCACCTCAGGGGACCACGTGCACGACGAGCCGAACCCCGAACTCGGCCGGCACGGCGCCCGGTGGCTGCTGCGGGAGCACCGCTACCCGCACGCCTTCCGGGCGCTGCGCAGCCGGCTGCGGGACCGGCTGGGCGCGGACGCGGACCGGGTGCGCTTCGCCGTTCCGTTCATCAACGACCGGGACGAGTACGTGCGGCTGCGGCGGTTCCTCGGCCTCGGGCGGGAGACGCCGCTCGCCGTCTTCGTCGAGACGCCGGCCGCCGTGCACTCGGCGGCCGACTTCTGCGCCTCCGGGGCCGGCGAGCTGTTCGTCGGCACCAAGGACCTGATCCAGTTCTACCTCGCGGCCGACCGCGGCAACCACCTGGTCTCCTCGGTCTACCAGACGCGGCATCCGGCGGTCCTGGCCGCGCTGCGCCAGGCCGTCGGCTCCGGCCGCGCCGCCGGGACCCCGGTGCACGTGTTCGCGCTGGGCGCCGACCTGGACCACTACGTGCGGCACCTTCCGGTGCGCAGGCTCATGATGTGCGCCGCCGAGCTGCGGCACCTCGCCGGGCGGCAGGCGGCCTAG
- a CDS encoding acetyl-CoA hydrolase/transferase family protein, with translation MRVVSQEDLARVLGGLPGRPRMVAGGNFAAPRRALRILDAAVAEYRLFMLNAQTEMPEREGVDLETPFVGAGMRGRANLRYFPSRLSLVPNLLKDSLPPDVVIVQTSPPVGGTVSLGIEVNILPAAIEAVRARGGLVVAQINPRMPYTFGDAVLATDEVDLAIEDDEPLATPVPRPPGEVAHEIGERVARLVPRDATLQLGIGAIPDAVLSSLLDRRGLRVWSEMFSDGVLALEKAGALDTGTPITASFAFGSPELYAWADRNDRIRMLRTEKTNDPSLIARRPRMVSVNSALQVDLFAQANASRVRGAIYSGFGGQTDFVVGALHSPGGHAVIALPSWHPRADVSTVIARLTGPVTSFQHSYIVSERGAATVWGNDAASQAQQIIDNVAHPSARDELREQGRELGFPLR, from the coding sequence ATGCGCGTCGTCTCCCAGGAGGATCTGGCACGGGTGCTGGGCGGGCTGCCGGGACGGCCCCGGATGGTGGCCGGAGGCAACTTCGCCGCTCCCCGGCGGGCCCTGCGGATCCTGGACGCCGCGGTCGCCGAGTACCGCCTGTTCATGCTCAACGCCCAGACGGAGATGCCCGAACGCGAGGGCGTCGACCTGGAGACGCCCTTCGTCGGCGCCGGGATGCGCGGCCGCGCGAACCTGCGCTACTTCCCGTCACGGCTGTCGCTCGTGCCGAACCTGCTGAAGGACTCGCTGCCGCCGGACGTGGTGATCGTGCAGACCTCCCCGCCGGTCGGCGGGACGGTCTCGCTCGGCATCGAGGTCAACATCCTGCCCGCGGCCATCGAGGCGGTCCGCGCGCGCGGCGGCCTGGTCGTCGCCCAGATCAACCCCCGGATGCCCTACACGTTCGGCGACGCCGTCCTGGCGACCGACGAGGTCGACCTGGCGATCGAGGACGACGAACCGCTCGCCACGCCGGTCCCCCGGCCGCCCGGCGAGGTCGCCCACGAGATCGGCGAGCGGGTGGCCCGGCTCGTCCCGCGGGACGCCACCCTGCAGCTCGGCATCGGCGCCATACCGGACGCCGTGCTCTCCTCGCTCCTCGACCGGCGGGGGCTGCGCGTCTGGTCGGAGATGTTCAGCGACGGGGTGCTGGCGCTGGAGAAGGCGGGCGCGCTCGACACCGGGACCCCGATCACCGCGTCCTTCGCCTTCGGGAGCCCGGAGCTGTACGCCTGGGCCGACCGCAACGACCGGATCCGGATGCTGCGCACCGAGAAGACCAACGACCCGAGCCTCATCGCCCGCCGGCCCCGGATGGTCTCGGTGAACTCCGCGCTCCAGGTCGACCTGTTCGCCCAGGCCAACGCCAGCCGCGTCCGCGGGGCGATCTACTCCGGCTTCGGGGGGCAGACCGACTTCGTCGTCGGCGCGCTGCACTCCCCCGGCGGGCACGCCGTCATCGCCCTGCCGTCCTGGCATCCGCGCGCGGACGTCTCGACCGTCATCGCGCGCCTCACCGGCCCGGTCACCTCGTTCCAGCACAGCTACATCGTCAGCGAGCGGGGCGCCGCCACCGTCTGGGGCAACGACGCCGCCTCCCAGGCCCAGCAGATCATCGACAACGTCGCCCACCCGTCCGCCCGCGACGAGCTTCGCGAGCAGGGCCGGGAGCTCGGCTTCCCGCTGCGCTGA